In the Armatimonadota bacterium genome, TGGATCACGGCAGCGGCACAGAAGCTGCCCAGCAGCGCCTTCATCGAACCCACCGGCAGCAGCCTGCGGTTGCGGATCCCGGCGGCAGCGATGCCCGAGATGGAACTTGAGTGGACGATCCCGACCGTGTGGAACGCGTTCGAGCGTAACCGCGGCCGTGCCTACTGCATTGCGTACACCGCGATGGTGGCACTCGACAACTGGTTGCGCGGCATGCAGTACCTCAAGCAGGGCGAGACGCGTGTCAGCACACGCTTCGAGGTTCCGCGGCGGGGGCTGCGCATCGGCGTGGGCTTCTGGGGCGCCGGACGCGGCTACCTGACCCACCACCTGGTGCTGGAGAACGGCACCGTGGCCAACTACCAGATCCTAACACCGTCGACGTGGAACGCGTCACCCAAGGACCCCTGGGGGCGCGGAGGCCCCTACGAGGAGGCGGTGCTGAACACGCCGATCCTGGAGGCGTTCACCAGCCCCGACGAATACCGCGGCATCGACATCCTGCGGGTGATCCGCTCCTTCGACCCCTGCATGCCGTGCACGACACACGTCCACGTGGACGGGATGGACCGGGTGATCAGCCGGGAGGTCAACACTTGCGCCTGTGAGCTCGACGGGTGACGGCCTCGCATCTGCACCGCGGGTGCTGATCGGCGGCGTCGGCTACCGGTACACCCGCGACCTGGCGTTTGGGCCAGCGGTGGTGGATCGGTTGCGCGGCGAGATCTGGCCGCCCAACGTGGAGGTGGAGGACCTGTCCTACACGCCGGTGGCCATCGTCCAGCGGTGGCTGGAGACGCCCTGCGCCCGGTTGTTCCTGGTGGGGGCGCTGCCGCGCGGTGATCGCACACCGGGCGTCCTCGTGCGGTACGCGCCGACCGCGGTGTCCCCGCCGCCGGACGAGGTGCAGCGGCGAATCGGAGAGGCGCTGGGAGGCGTCATCAGCCTCGAGAACCTCGTGGTCGTCGCGCGGCACTTCGGAGTGCTCCTCCGCGACACCGAGGTCCTGGAACTCGAGCCCGTCGACATCGGGTGGGGCGAGGGGCTAAGTCCTCCGGCGGCGGCGGCCGTGGAGGTTGCCGTGGGCATCGTCCGGGATCTCGTGCCGGTCCACGACGCCGGACTCCTGCGGGCGCTGCACGAGCGCGAC is a window encoding:
- a CDS encoding hydrogenase maturation protease yields the protein MSSTGDGLASAPRVLIGGVGYRYTRDLAFGPAVVDRLRGEIWPPNVEVEDLSYTPVAIVQRWLETPCARLFLVGALPRGDRTPGVLVRYAPTAVSPPPDEVQRRIGEALGGVISLENLVVVARHFGVLLRDTEVLELEPVDIGWGEGLSPPAAAAVEVAVGIVRDLVPVHDAGLLRALHERDEILQILYWLEGERLVDTVAATDLLPFLPLPPQVIAAHLRVLGRQGYVDRVPDAGDRYRLTAAGRREGGRRFAEEFAPLLRQGHGECNDPACDCHRTGDPTRCPAHQRTG